Proteins encoded within one genomic window of Ascaphus truei isolate aAscTru1 chromosome 8, aAscTru1.hap1, whole genome shotgun sequence:
- the NCLN gene encoding BOS complex subunit NCLN isoform X2, translated as MLEEAGEMFDNMLKASLPLTFIVFIPAVLLLVSPLQAEAAHEFTVYRMQQYDLQGQTYGTRNSVLNTEARTVEADVLSRRCVLMRLANFSFEQYQKALRQSAGAVVIILPADMAALPQDIVRQFMDIEPEILAMETPVPVYFAVEDAELISIYEQTLAASANQGSSSAAEVLLHTATANGFQMVTSGAQSKAVSDWLMTSIEGRLAGLGSEDLPTIVIVAHYDSFGVAPWLSYGADSNGSGLAVFLELARLFSRLYTYKRTHAGYNLLFFASGGGKFNYQGTKRWLEEHLDHTDSSLLQDNVAFVLCLDSVGREDGLHLHVSKPPKEGTLQHTFLKELETVVSSQFPEVKFSMVHKKINLAEDTLAWEHERFAIRRLPSFTVSHLDSHHSGHRNSVLDLRSKVDTQVLMRNTRILAEALTRVIYNMTEKGAPSDLQIFTEQMRIQREQLDAVMHWLTSQPRAAQLVDKDSPVLSTLEYYMSRYLKDIKLHHFKADKRDPEFLFYDQLKQTMNAYRVKPAIFDLLLALCIAAYLGVSYIAVQNFGLLYKLVQRVSWKPKQAMPKYCRTFSSSESDRDSDTETVKKRLQYSPVGRNGA; from the exons GAACCCGAAACTCGGTGCTGAACACAGAGGCGCGCACGGTGGAGGCGGATGTCCTGAGCCGGCGCTGTGTGTTGATGCGGCTGGCGAACTTCTCCTTCGAGCAGTACCAGAAAGCGTTGCGCCAATCTGCGGGGGCTGTGGTGATAATCCTGCCCGCAGACATGGCAGCGCTGCCGCAGGACATAGTCCGG CAATTCATGGACATCGAGCCAGAGATACTCGCCATGGAGACGCCGGTGCCCGTGTATTTCGCGGTCGAAGACGCGGAGCTGATCTCCATATACGAGCAGACGCTTGCGGCCTCCGCAAACCAAGGGTCCTCCTCGGCGGCTGAAG TTCTTCTTCACACGGCCACCGCCAATGGCTTTCAGATGGTGACCAGCGGAGCGCAGAGTAAGGCAGTCAGCGATTGGCTGATGACCAGCATTGAG GGGCGTCTGGCGGGTCTTGGATCTGAAGATCTTCCCACCATCGTGATCGTGGCGCATTACGACTCCTTCGGAGTGGCCCCT TGGCTGTCGTACGGAGCAGACTCTAACGGTAGCGGGCTTGCCGTTTTCCTCGAACTGGCACGTCTTTTCTCCCGGCTCTACACATACAAACGCACACACGCTGG GTACAACCTGCTGTTCTTCGCATCAGGAGGAGGGAAGTTTAATTATCAGGGGACCAAAAGGTGGCTAGAAGAACATCTGGACCATACCG ATTCCAGCCTCCTGCAGGATAACGTGGCGTTCGTTCTATGTCTGGACTCCGTAGGGAGAGAAGACGGGCTTCACCTCCACGTCTCTAAACCCCCCAAAGAGGGCACCCTACAGCACACCTTCCTCAAGGAACTGGAGACG GTGGTTTCCAGCCAGTTCCCCGAGGTGAAGTTTTCCATGGTGCACAAGAAGATCAACCTGGCGGAGGACACCTTGGCGTGGGAGCACGAGCGCTTCGCCATCCGTCGCCTGCCTTCCTTCACCGTCTCACACCTCGACAGCCACCATAGTGGCCACCGCAACAGCGTCCTGGACCTCAG GTCGAAAGTGGATACTCAGGTTCTGATGCGTAACACCCGTATTCTTGCAGAGGCTCTGACGCGAGTCATTTACAACATGACAGAGAAG GGTGCACCGTCTGACCTGCAGATCTTCACAGAGCAGATG CGGATCCAGAGGGAGCAGCTGGATGCGGTGATGCACTGGCTGACGAGCCAGCCCCGGGCTGCCCAGCTGGTGGATAAGGACAGCCCTGTACTTAGCACTCTGGAGTATTACATGAGCCGGTACCTAAAGGACATCAAACTGCATCACTTCAAGGCCGATAAACG TGACCCAGAGTTTCTGTTTTACGACCAGTTGAAACAGACAATGAAtgcatacag GGTGAAGCCAGCTATATTTGACCTACTACTGGCTCTATGCATAGCAGCTTACCTCGGCGTATCCTACATTGCAGTACAG aACTTTGGTCTCCTTTACAAACTAGTGCAGAGAGTTTCCTGGAAGCCCAAACAGGC AATGCCCAAATACTGCAGGACTTTCAGCTCATCAGAGTCAGATCGAGACTCGGACACCGAGACTGTCAAG AAGAGGTTGCAATACAGCCCTGTGGGGAGAAACGGAGCATGA
- the NCLN gene encoding BOS complex subunit NCLN isoform X1: protein MLEEAGEMFDNMLKASLPLTFIVFIPAVLLLVSPLQAEAAHEFTVYRMQQYDLQGQTYGTRNSVLNTEARTVEADVLSRRCVLMRLANFSFEQYQKALRQSAGAVVIILPADMAALPQDIVRQFMDIEPEILAMETPVPVYFAVEDAELISIYEQTLAASANQGSSSAAEVLLHTATANGFQMVTSGAQSKAVSDWLMTSIEGRLAGLGSEDLPTIVIVAHYDSFGVAPWLSYGADSNGSGLAVFLELARLFSRLYTYKRTHAGYNLLFFASGGGKFNYQGTKRWLEEHLDHTDSSLLQDNVAFVLCLDSVGREDGLHLHVSKPPKEGTLQHTFLKELETVVSSQFPEVKFSMVHKKINLAEDTLAWEHERFAIRRLPSFTVSHLDSHHSGHRNSVLDLRSKVDTQVLMRNTRILAEALTRVIYNMTEKGAPSDLQIFTEQMRIQREQLDAVMHWLTSQPRAAQLVDKDSPVLSTLEYYMSRYLKDIKLHHFKADKRDPEFLFYDQLKQTMNAYRVKPAIFDLLLALCIAAYLGVSYIAVQNFGLLYKLVQRVSWKPKQAMPKYCRTFSSSESDRDSDTETVKFLHQSAPWLTMCVRFKTHD from the exons GAACCCGAAACTCGGTGCTGAACACAGAGGCGCGCACGGTGGAGGCGGATGTCCTGAGCCGGCGCTGTGTGTTGATGCGGCTGGCGAACTTCTCCTTCGAGCAGTACCAGAAAGCGTTGCGCCAATCTGCGGGGGCTGTGGTGATAATCCTGCCCGCAGACATGGCAGCGCTGCCGCAGGACATAGTCCGG CAATTCATGGACATCGAGCCAGAGATACTCGCCATGGAGACGCCGGTGCCCGTGTATTTCGCGGTCGAAGACGCGGAGCTGATCTCCATATACGAGCAGACGCTTGCGGCCTCCGCAAACCAAGGGTCCTCCTCGGCGGCTGAAG TTCTTCTTCACACGGCCACCGCCAATGGCTTTCAGATGGTGACCAGCGGAGCGCAGAGTAAGGCAGTCAGCGATTGGCTGATGACCAGCATTGAG GGGCGTCTGGCGGGTCTTGGATCTGAAGATCTTCCCACCATCGTGATCGTGGCGCATTACGACTCCTTCGGAGTGGCCCCT TGGCTGTCGTACGGAGCAGACTCTAACGGTAGCGGGCTTGCCGTTTTCCTCGAACTGGCACGTCTTTTCTCCCGGCTCTACACATACAAACGCACACACGCTGG GTACAACCTGCTGTTCTTCGCATCAGGAGGAGGGAAGTTTAATTATCAGGGGACCAAAAGGTGGCTAGAAGAACATCTGGACCATACCG ATTCCAGCCTCCTGCAGGATAACGTGGCGTTCGTTCTATGTCTGGACTCCGTAGGGAGAGAAGACGGGCTTCACCTCCACGTCTCTAAACCCCCCAAAGAGGGCACCCTACAGCACACCTTCCTCAAGGAACTGGAGACG GTGGTTTCCAGCCAGTTCCCCGAGGTGAAGTTTTCCATGGTGCACAAGAAGATCAACCTGGCGGAGGACACCTTGGCGTGGGAGCACGAGCGCTTCGCCATCCGTCGCCTGCCTTCCTTCACCGTCTCACACCTCGACAGCCACCATAGTGGCCACCGCAACAGCGTCCTGGACCTCAG GTCGAAAGTGGATACTCAGGTTCTGATGCGTAACACCCGTATTCTTGCAGAGGCTCTGACGCGAGTCATTTACAACATGACAGAGAAG GGTGCACCGTCTGACCTGCAGATCTTCACAGAGCAGATG CGGATCCAGAGGGAGCAGCTGGATGCGGTGATGCACTGGCTGACGAGCCAGCCCCGGGCTGCCCAGCTGGTGGATAAGGACAGCCCTGTACTTAGCACTCTGGAGTATTACATGAGCCGGTACCTAAAGGACATCAAACTGCATCACTTCAAGGCCGATAAACG TGACCCAGAGTTTCTGTTTTACGACCAGTTGAAACAGACAATGAAtgcatacag GGTGAAGCCAGCTATATTTGACCTACTACTGGCTCTATGCATAGCAGCTTACCTCGGCGTATCCTACATTGCAGTACAG aACTTTGGTCTCCTTTACAAACTAGTGCAGAGAGTTTCCTGGAAGCCCAAACAGGC AATGCCCAAATACTGCAGGACTTTCAGCTCATCAGAGTCAGATCGAGACTCGGACACCGAGACTGTCAAG TTTTTGCATCAGAGTGCTCCCTGGCTAACGATGTGCGTCAGGTTTAAGACGCATGATTAA